A region of Zeugodacus cucurbitae isolate PBARC_wt_2022May chromosome 5, idZeuCucr1.2, whole genome shotgun sequence DNA encodes the following proteins:
- the LOC105219296 gene encoding adenylate cyclase type 9 isoform X4: protein MPPGVLVNDSRSNSTDDIQIALAPHIQTYLSQTGRRHSCCSVMLPVAFERASSKSWMDPKFDSPVLEGQFQTSVFPHVRMRYRFALSYILICSLSWFLYFLIDGGSEHYWRPISSAFSMLSLITITALCFTHWDMYRAYRRLTSALTAIVLCAFSLAFLICTGRAFSPLGHFSICVSIVLLIYTALPMQLWLSAFIAVVYSVLFEVASHKVGSSATHGTATECNNKIMLMRILLHICVHLVGVHVLVMNVVRMRGMFMKIGQNLLVRRQLEMEKQLKEKMIHSVMPPKVADMLLNEGGASGIDTKDGVVDPDSHYVRPRTSNDLKSLFRPFHMHSMDNVSILFADIVGFTKMSSTKTAEQLVEILNDLFERFDDLCTLNGCEKISTLGDCYYCVSGCPEPRADHAICCVEMGLGMIDAMRCFDAQRHEGVKMRVGVHTGTVLCGIVGTRRVKFDVWSNDVTLANKMESSGKPEQVHISEETSNFLGDSYLLEEGEEVFGHRTYFVVGRRKDVSRANSLSPSIPANYDGSHLQLPGIPGQPTPLSQSATNISVIHPNVPPASPVGQLSSSLNPSPVLSMRPRLTSLSMKLRKKSQSRERDIERGIVHPDGMVAAPVVVVRERPKIIITTKSLPGSLDSADEPDKVEDGCCNGLNGTNSHAQKTQNTEESGRTKIKLKVCKVPRFFKKIEDIVKHTDKSSSTDASNNVPNSKVTVVNTDETVAFIEPNGYHQLPVVIESSKLPTAGHTLEIPPQKPVLHHAATSTGISHNYVRSPDGSCCSPGQYSMFDDIIDIRSYISQSRSDISPFGRSGSYRSQCGRSGKSETSPLPRPRASTLTSGTADKSSDAPAAQPLIASGVSFPYAPTTTANHHPANSRNSSIWPDGLSICPSATSRKDSGIKSNSRRSSIQQQIYALNQSAISQHRVSGYFTSSTSSISNIGDVTTLPHVPLPPIPQPLPQVADPLAACLQQLRKQSDLQLIRCVRDNAKSQRSYLVKPPLKRFSLYFKSKQMERDFRSKAHRFGNENETEGPPTLATPRYNTYIDIFVGIAVYLCISISLFLMTPNTVTPSFRLWVSLFTVFTAIQIFALFLFTRQMCRRHNTQARTKVNDTESCADRIFEAISSWYPWHICLAILMAMPVILIIANFLLLDLNLLEAFEYHYGFLIFVCIVHFCNFTQLNCWMRNTLALMAAMCFVGIAVSQLTVYSNRTDAAEAAAIAQNATRLPYPGTEGGNYLIEEIKWFQDYHVEIYLDLLLILVLVGFLNREFEIGYRLTFYGNAVANQDKIRVQNMKNQADMLLHNIIPKHVAEHLKNTAKYSENHLNVAIIFASIVNFNEMYDESYLGGKEYLRVLNELIGDFDELLSRPEFRCVEKIKTIGSTFMAASGLDPSHRGDKNEHIHALMEFAIAMQEVVDAFNKDLLEFNLILRIGMNIGDVTAGVIGTSKLHYDIWGDAVNVASRMDSTGVPNRIQIGKDCLPFLEDKYEFEPRGSVYVKGKDHMEVYLYTIRKGEWEEGKAEKEVMEKVEKPVAPEETVAEPNGLLKAENGAVVEQAESVRSTNKEGT, encoded by the exons ATGCCTCCGGGCGTTCTAGTCAACGACAGCCGCAGCAATTCCACCGACGATATACAAATCGCATTAGCGCCACACATACAAACCTATCTAAGTCAAACGGGGCGACGGCATTCCTGCTGCAGCGTTATGTTGCCGGTGGCATTCGAGCGCGCCTCGTCCAAGTCCTGGATGGATCCGAAATTCGATTCACCCGTGCTGGAGGGCCAATTTCAGACCAGCGTATTCCCGCACGTACGCATGCGTTATAG ATTTGCGCTCTCCTATATTTTGATCTGCTCACTCTCGTGGTTCCTGTACTTTCTGATCGATGGCGGCTCGGAGCATTATTGGCGCCCGATTTCGAGCGCATTCTCAATGCTCTCACTCATCACGATCACCGCCTTGTGCTTCACGCACTGGGACATGTATCGCGCCTATCGGAGATTGACCTCCGCTCTCACAGCCATTGTGCTGTGCGCTTTCTCACTGGCCTTTCTCATTTGCACTGGGCGCGCCTTCAGTCCGCTCGGTCACTTCTCCATATGCGTCTCGATCGTGTTGCTCATATACACCGCACTACCGATGCAACTCTGGCTGAGCGCCTTCATCGCAGTCGTCTACTCTGTGCTCTTTGAAGTCGCCTCACACAAGGTGGGCAGTAGCGCCACACATGGCACCGCAACCGagtgtaataataaaattatgttgaTGCGCATTCTACTGCACATCTGTGTCCACCTGGTGGGTGTACATGTGTTGGTGATGAATGTGGTGCGCATGCGCGGCATGTTCATGAAGATTGGACAGAATTTGTTGGTACGTCGCCAACTGGAGATGGAGAAGCAACTCAAGGAGAAAATGATACATTCGGTGATGCCACCTAAAGTAGCCGACATGCTGCTGAACGAGGGTGGCGCCAGCGGTATTGATACCAAAGATGGTGTAGTCGATCCAGACTCTCACTATGTGCGACCACGTACTTCCAACGACCTCAAGTCACTGTTTCGTCCATTCCACATGCATAGCATGGACAATGTGAGCATATTGTTTGCGGACATAGTGGGTTTCACGAAAATGTCCTCCACCAAGACGGCCGAGCAACTGGTGGAGATACTCAATGACCTGTTCGAGCGTTTTGACGATCTCTGCACGCTGAATGGCTGCGAGAAAATCTCCACCTTGGGTGACTGTTATTATTGTGTGTCGGGTTGTCCGGAACCACGTGCTGATCATGCAATCTGCTGTGTCGAGATGGGTTTGGGCATGATCGATGCGATGCGTTGTTTCGATGCCCAACGACATGAGGGTGTTAAAATGCGCGTTGGTGTCCACACCGGTACCGTATTGTGCGGTATTGTGGGCACACGGCGCGTAAAGTTCGATGTTTGGAGCAATGATGTGACCTTAGCGAACAA AATGGAGTCTTCAGGCAAACCCGAGCAAGTACACATCTCAGAGGAAACATCCAACTTTCTAGGGGACTCATATTTACTTGAGGAGGGCGAAGAAGTTTTCG GTCATCGCACTTATTTTGTAGTCGGTCGACGAAAAGATGTATCGCGCGCCAACAGTCTCAGCCCGAGCATACCCGCCAACTACGACGGCAGCCACTTGCAGCTGCCAGGCATACCTGGACAACCAACGCCACTCTCGCAGAGCGCCACAAACATTTCGGTTATACATCCAAATGTACCACCCGCCTCGCCTGTTGGACAACTTTCTTCCTCACTCAACCCCTCACCAGTGCTTTCGATGCGACCGCGTCTCACTTCGCTCAGCATGAAACTGCGCAAGAAGTCCCAAAGCCGTGAGCGTGACATCGAACGAGGTATTGTGCATCCAGATGGTATGGTTGCGGCACCAGTTGTCGTGGTGCGTGAAAGACCAAAGATTATTATAACCACAAAGAGTCTACCCGGCAGTTTGGATTCTGCTGATGAGCCCGACAAAGTGGAAGACGGCTGTTGTAATGGCCTTAACGGCACCAATAGTCACGCTCAGAAGACTCAGAATACAGAAGAAAGTGGgcgtacaaaaataaaattgaaggtGTGTAAAGTACCacgattttttaagaaaattgaaGACATCGTCAAGCATACAGACAAATCATCAAGCACTGATGCGTCTAATAATGTACCCAACTCTAAAGTCACGGTAGTAAATACTGACGAAACCGTCGCATTTATTGAACCAAATGGTTATCATCAACTTCCAGTAGTAATTGAATCATCCAAGCTACCAACTGCAGGACATACACTTGAAATACCGCCCCAGAAGCCAGTACTACACCATGCCGCCACCTCAACCGGCATCTCGCACAACTACGTGCGTTCGCCTGACGGTAGTTGTTGCTCTCCTGGTCAATACTCCATGTTCGATGACATCATCGACATTCGGTCTTATATTAGTCAGTCGCGCAGCGATATCTCACCCTTCGGTCGTTCGGGCAGTTACCGTTCGCAATGTGGTCGCAGCGGAAAATCTGAAACTTCGCCCTTGCCACGTCCACGTGCTTCCACGCTCACTTCCGGAACGGCTGACAAGAGTAGTGATGCACCCGCCGCACAACCACTAATTGCCAGTGGTGTATCGTTCCCTTATGCACCTACCACGACAGCCAATCATCATCCTGCAAATTCACGCAATTCGAGTATTTGGCCGGATGGCCTCAGTATATGCCCATCGGCTACTTCACGCAAGGATTCCGGCATCAAAAGTAACTCGCGCCGCTCctccatacaacaacaaatttatgcaCTCAACCAATCCGCTATTAGTCAGCATCGCGTCTCTGGTTACTTTACCAGTTCGACATCAAGCATTTCGAACATAGGCGACGTCACAACCTTGCCACACGTGCCACTTCCACCAATACCACAGCCGTTACCGCAAGTAGCAGATCCACTGGCAGCCTGTCTACAGCAGTTGCGCAAACAGTCCGATCTTCAGTTGATACGCTGCGTGCGCGACAACGCCAAGTCTCAACGTAGCTACTTGGTTAAGCCGCCGCTCAAACGTTTCAGCTTGTACTTTAAGTCAAAGCAGATGGAACGAGATTTCCGCTCTAAAGCACATCGATTTGGCAACGAAAACGAAACCGAAGGTCCACCCACACTGGCAACACCCCGCTATAACACATACATCGACATTTTTGTCGGCATTGCAGTGTATCTGTGCATTTCGATCTCGCTCTTCCTTATGACACCCAACACCGTTACGCCCAGCTTTCGTCTGTGGGTCTCGCTCTTCACAGTCTTCACCGCCATCCAGATATTTGCATTGTTCCTCTTTACGCGACAAATGTGCCGGCGGCACAACACACAGGCGCGTACGAAAGTCAACGACACGGAATCATGTGCCGACCGCATATTCGAAGCTATTTCCAGTTGGTACCCCTGGCATATATGTCTGGCCATATTGATGGCAATGCCGGTAATACTGATCATTGCCAACTTCCTTCTGCTCGATCTCAATCTGCTCGAGGCGTTCGAGTACCACTATGGCTTCCTAATATTCGTTTGTATCGTGCATTTCTGCAACTTCACACAACTGAACTGTTGGATGCGCAACACTTTGGCGCTCATGGCTGCCATGTGCTTCGTTGGCATCGCCGTGAGTCAACTGACAGTTTATTCGAATCGTACGGACGCAGCAGAGGCGGCGGCTATCGCACAAAATGCTACGCGCTTGCCATATCCCGGTACTGAAGGTGGAAATTACCTCATCGAAGAGATCAAATGGTTTCAGGACTATCACGTAGAAATTTATTTGGACCTGCTGCTCATACTGGTACTGGTTGGGTTTTTAAATCGCGAGTTCGAGATCGGCTACAGGCTAACCTTCTACGGCAATGCCGTGGCCAATCAGGACAAGATACGAGTACAGAATATGAAAAATCAAGCGGACATGTTGTTGCACAACATCATACCCAAACATGTTGCCGAACATCTGAAGAATACCGCAAAATACTCAGAAAACCATCTTAATGTGGCGATTATCTTCGCTTCCATAGTGAACTTCAATGAAATGTACGACGAAAGTTATCTCGGCGGCAAGGAATACCTGCGTGTGCTGAACGAGTTGATTGGCGACTTCGATGAGTTACTCTCGCGACCCGAATTCCGCTGTGTGGAGAAGATCAAGACAATCGGTTCGACGTTCATGGCAGCTAGCGGCCTCGATCCCTCTCACCGCGGTGACAAGAACGAGCACATACACGCTTTAATGGAATTCGCCATAGCGATGCAAGAAGTCGTGGACGCTTTCAACAAAGACTTGCTTGAATTCAACTTGATTCTACGCATCGGCATGAACATCGGTGATGTGACAGCTGGGGTCATCGGCACGAGCAAACTTCATTACGATATCTGGGGCGACGCCGTCAATGTGGCATCACGTATGGACTCCACGGGTGTGCCGAATCGCATACAGATTGGCAAGGACTGTCTGCCGTTCCTGGAAGACAAGTACGAATTTGAGCCACGCGGCAGCGTGTATGTCAAAGGCAAAGACCACATGGAGGTATACTTATATACGATACGTAAAGGCGAGTGGGAGGAAGGCAAAGCGGAGAAGGAGGTCATGGAAAAGGTGGAGAAACCGGTAGCACCCGAAGAGACGGTTGCGGAACCAAACGGTCTGCTGAAGGCAGAAAACGGTGCGGTGGTCGAGCAAGCCGAGAGTGTGCGCTCAACGAACAAGGAAGGAACTTAA
- the LOC105219296 gene encoding adenylate cyclase type 9 isoform X5, with translation MPPGVLVNDSRSNSTDDIQIALAPHIQTYLSQTGRRHSCCSVMDPKFDSPVLEGQFQTSVFPHVRMRYRFALSYILICSLSWFLYFLIDGGSEHYWRPISSAFSMLSLITITALCFTHWDMYRAYRRLTSALTAIVLCAFSLAFLICTGRAFSPLGHFSICVSIVLLIYTALPMQLWLSAFIAVVYSVLFEVASHKVGSSATHGTATECNNKIMLMRILLHICVHLVGVHVLVMNVVRMRGMFMKIGQNLLVRRQLEMEKQLKEKMIHSVMPPKVADMLLNEGGASGIDTKDGVVDPDSHYVRPRTSNDLKSLFRPFHMHSMDNVSILFADIVGFTKMSSTKTAEQLVEILNDLFERFDDLCTLNGCEKISTLGDCYYCVSGCPEPRADHAICCVEMGLGMIDAMRCFDAQRHEGVKMRVGVHTGTVLCGIVGTRRVKFDVWSNDVTLANKMESSGKPEQVHISEETSNFLGDSYLLEEGEEVFGHRTYFVVGRRKDVSRANSLSPSIPANYDGSHLQLPGIPGQPTPLSQSATNISVIHPNVPPASPVGQLSSSLNPSPVLSMRPRLTSLSMKLRKKSQSRERDIERGIVHPDGMVAAPVVVVRERPKIIITTKSLPGSLDSADEPDKVEDGCCNGLNGTNSHAQKTQNTEESGRTKIKLKVCKVPRFFKKIEDIVKHTDKSSSTDASNNVPNSKVTVVNTDETVAFIEPNGYHQLPVVIESSKLPTAGHTLEIPPQKPVLHHAATSTGISHNYVRSPDGSCCSPGQYSMFDDIIDIRSYISQSRSDISPFGRSGSYRSQCGRSGKSETSPLPRPRASTLTSGTADKSSDAPAAQPLIASGVSFPYAPTTTANHHPANSRNSSIWPDGLSICPSATSRKDSGIKSNSRRSSIQQQIYALNQSAISQHRVSGYFTSSTSSISNIGDVTTLPHVPLPPIPQPLPQVADPLAACLQQLRKQSDLQLIRCVRDNAKSQRSYLVKPPLKRFSLYFKSKQMERDFRSKAHRFGNENETEGPPTLATPRYNTYIDIFVGIAVYLCISISLFLMTPNTVTPSFRLWVSLFTVFTAIQIFALFLFTRQMCRRHNTQARTKVNDTESCADRIFEAISSWYPWHICLAILMAMPVILIIANFLLLDLNLLEAFEYHYGFLIFVCIVHFCNFTQLNCWMRNTLALMAAMCFVGIAVSQLTVYSNRTDAAEAAAIAQNATRLPYPGTEGGNYLIEEIKWFQDYHVEIYLDLLLILVLVGFLNREFEIGYRLTFYGNAVANQDKIRVQNMKNQADMLLHNIIPKHVAEHLKNTAKYSENHLNVAIIFASIVNFNEMYDESYLGGKEYLRVLNELIGDFDELLSRPEFRCVEKIKTIGSTFMAASGLDPSHRGDKNEHIHALMEFAIAMQEVVDAFNKDLLEFNLILRIGMNIGDVTAGVIGTSKLHYDIWGDAVNVASRMDSTGVPNRIQIGKDCLPFLEDKYEFEPRGSVYVKGKDHMEVYLYTIRKGEWEEGKAEKEVMEKVEKPVAPEETVAEPNGLLKAENGAVVEQAESVRSTNKEGT, from the exons ATTTGCGCTCTCCTATATTTTGATCTGCTCACTCTCGTGGTTCCTGTACTTTCTGATCGATGGCGGCTCGGAGCATTATTGGCGCCCGATTTCGAGCGCATTCTCAATGCTCTCACTCATCACGATCACCGCCTTGTGCTTCACGCACTGGGACATGTATCGCGCCTATCGGAGATTGACCTCCGCTCTCACAGCCATTGTGCTGTGCGCTTTCTCACTGGCCTTTCTCATTTGCACTGGGCGCGCCTTCAGTCCGCTCGGTCACTTCTCCATATGCGTCTCGATCGTGTTGCTCATATACACCGCACTACCGATGCAACTCTGGCTGAGCGCCTTCATCGCAGTCGTCTACTCTGTGCTCTTTGAAGTCGCCTCACACAAGGTGGGCAGTAGCGCCACACATGGCACCGCAACCGagtgtaataataaaattatgttgaTGCGCATTCTACTGCACATCTGTGTCCACCTGGTGGGTGTACATGTGTTGGTGATGAATGTGGTGCGCATGCGCGGCATGTTCATGAAGATTGGACAGAATTTGTTGGTACGTCGCCAACTGGAGATGGAGAAGCAACTCAAGGAGAAAATGATACATTCGGTGATGCCACCTAAAGTAGCCGACATGCTGCTGAACGAGGGTGGCGCCAGCGGTATTGATACCAAAGATGGTGTAGTCGATCCAGACTCTCACTATGTGCGACCACGTACTTCCAACGACCTCAAGTCACTGTTTCGTCCATTCCACATGCATAGCATGGACAATGTGAGCATATTGTTTGCGGACATAGTGGGTTTCACGAAAATGTCCTCCACCAAGACGGCCGAGCAACTGGTGGAGATACTCAATGACCTGTTCGAGCGTTTTGACGATCTCTGCACGCTGAATGGCTGCGAGAAAATCTCCACCTTGGGTGACTGTTATTATTGTGTGTCGGGTTGTCCGGAACCACGTGCTGATCATGCAATCTGCTGTGTCGAGATGGGTTTGGGCATGATCGATGCGATGCGTTGTTTCGATGCCCAACGACATGAGGGTGTTAAAATGCGCGTTGGTGTCCACACCGGTACCGTATTGTGCGGTATTGTGGGCACACGGCGCGTAAAGTTCGATGTTTGGAGCAATGATGTGACCTTAGCGAACAA AATGGAGTCTTCAGGCAAACCCGAGCAAGTACACATCTCAGAGGAAACATCCAACTTTCTAGGGGACTCATATTTACTTGAGGAGGGCGAAGAAGTTTTCG GTCATCGCACTTATTTTGTAGTCGGTCGACGAAAAGATGTATCGCGCGCCAACAGTCTCAGCCCGAGCATACCCGCCAACTACGACGGCAGCCACTTGCAGCTGCCAGGCATACCTGGACAACCAACGCCACTCTCGCAGAGCGCCACAAACATTTCGGTTATACATCCAAATGTACCACCCGCCTCGCCTGTTGGACAACTTTCTTCCTCACTCAACCCCTCACCAGTGCTTTCGATGCGACCGCGTCTCACTTCGCTCAGCATGAAACTGCGCAAGAAGTCCCAAAGCCGTGAGCGTGACATCGAACGAGGTATTGTGCATCCAGATGGTATGGTTGCGGCACCAGTTGTCGTGGTGCGTGAAAGACCAAAGATTATTATAACCACAAAGAGTCTACCCGGCAGTTTGGATTCTGCTGATGAGCCCGACAAAGTGGAAGACGGCTGTTGTAATGGCCTTAACGGCACCAATAGTCACGCTCAGAAGACTCAGAATACAGAAGAAAGTGGgcgtacaaaaataaaattgaaggtGTGTAAAGTACCacgattttttaagaaaattgaaGACATCGTCAAGCATACAGACAAATCATCAAGCACTGATGCGTCTAATAATGTACCCAACTCTAAAGTCACGGTAGTAAATACTGACGAAACCGTCGCATTTATTGAACCAAATGGTTATCATCAACTTCCAGTAGTAATTGAATCATCCAAGCTACCAACTGCAGGACATACACTTGAAATACCGCCCCAGAAGCCAGTACTACACCATGCCGCCACCTCAACCGGCATCTCGCACAACTACGTGCGTTCGCCTGACGGTAGTTGTTGCTCTCCTGGTCAATACTCCATGTTCGATGACATCATCGACATTCGGTCTTATATTAGTCAGTCGCGCAGCGATATCTCACCCTTCGGTCGTTCGGGCAGTTACCGTTCGCAATGTGGTCGCAGCGGAAAATCTGAAACTTCGCCCTTGCCACGTCCACGTGCTTCCACGCTCACTTCCGGAACGGCTGACAAGAGTAGTGATGCACCCGCCGCACAACCACTAATTGCCAGTGGTGTATCGTTCCCTTATGCACCTACCACGACAGCCAATCATCATCCTGCAAATTCACGCAATTCGAGTATTTGGCCGGATGGCCTCAGTATATGCCCATCGGCTACTTCACGCAAGGATTCCGGCATCAAAAGTAACTCGCGCCGCTCctccatacaacaacaaatttatgcaCTCAACCAATCCGCTATTAGTCAGCATCGCGTCTCTGGTTACTTTACCAGTTCGACATCAAGCATTTCGAACATAGGCGACGTCACAACCTTGCCACACGTGCCACTTCCACCAATACCACAGCCGTTACCGCAAGTAGCAGATCCACTGGCAGCCTGTCTACAGCAGTTGCGCAAACAGTCCGATCTTCAGTTGATACGCTGCGTGCGCGACAACGCCAAGTCTCAACGTAGCTACTTGGTTAAGCCGCCGCTCAAACGTTTCAGCTTGTACTTTAAGTCAAAGCAGATGGAACGAGATTTCCGCTCTAAAGCACATCGATTTGGCAACGAAAACGAAACCGAAGGTCCACCCACACTGGCAACACCCCGCTATAACACATACATCGACATTTTTGTCGGCATTGCAGTGTATCTGTGCATTTCGATCTCGCTCTTCCTTATGACACCCAACACCGTTACGCCCAGCTTTCGTCTGTGGGTCTCGCTCTTCACAGTCTTCACCGCCATCCAGATATTTGCATTGTTCCTCTTTACGCGACAAATGTGCCGGCGGCACAACACACAGGCGCGTACGAAAGTCAACGACACGGAATCATGTGCCGACCGCATATTCGAAGCTATTTCCAGTTGGTACCCCTGGCATATATGTCTGGCCATATTGATGGCAATGCCGGTAATACTGATCATTGCCAACTTCCTTCTGCTCGATCTCAATCTGCTCGAGGCGTTCGAGTACCACTATGGCTTCCTAATATTCGTTTGTATCGTGCATTTCTGCAACTTCACACAACTGAACTGTTGGATGCGCAACACTTTGGCGCTCATGGCTGCCATGTGCTTCGTTGGCATCGCCGTGAGTCAACTGACAGTTTATTCGAATCGTACGGACGCAGCAGAGGCGGCGGCTATCGCACAAAATGCTACGCGCTTGCCATATCCCGGTACTGAAGGTGGAAATTACCTCATCGAAGAGATCAAATGGTTTCAGGACTATCACGTAGAAATTTATTTGGACCTGCTGCTCATACTGGTACTGGTTGGGTTTTTAAATCGCGAGTTCGAGATCGGCTACAGGCTAACCTTCTACGGCAATGCCGTGGCCAATCAGGACAAGATACGAGTACAGAATATGAAAAATCAAGCGGACATGTTGTTGCACAACATCATACCCAAACATGTTGCCGAACATCTGAAGAATACCGCAAAATACTCAGAAAACCATCTTAATGTGGCGATTATCTTCGCTTCCATAGTGAACTTCAATGAAATGTACGACGAAAGTTATCTCGGCGGCAAGGAATACCTGCGTGTGCTGAACGAGTTGATTGGCGACTTCGATGAGTTACTCTCGCGACCCGAATTCCGCTGTGTGGAGAAGATCAAGACAATCGGTTCGACGTTCATGGCAGCTAGCGGCCTCGATCCCTCTCACCGCGGTGACAAGAACGAGCACATACACGCTTTAATGGAATTCGCCATAGCGATGCAAGAAGTCGTGGACGCTTTCAACAAAGACTTGCTTGAATTCAACTTGATTCTACGCATCGGCATGAACATCGGTGATGTGACAGCTGGGGTCATCGGCACGAGCAAACTTCATTACGATATCTGGGGCGACGCCGTCAATGTGGCATCACGTATGGACTCCACGGGTGTGCCGAATCGCATACAGATTGGCAAGGACTGTCTGCCGTTCCTGGAAGACAAGTACGAATTTGAGCCACGCGGCAGCGTGTATGTCAAAGGCAAAGACCACATGGAGGTATACTTATATACGATACGTAAAGGCGAGTGGGAGGAAGGCAAAGCGGAGAAGGAGGTCATGGAAAAGGTGGAGAAACCGGTAGCACCCGAAGAGACGGTTGCGGAACCAAACGGTCTGCTGAAGGCAGAAAACGGTGCGGTGGTCGAGCAAGCCGAGAGTGTGCGCTCAACGAACAAGGAAGGAACTTAA